The following are from one region of the Bos mutus isolate GX-2022 chromosome 18, NWIPB_WYAK_1.1, whole genome shotgun sequence genome:
- the C18H19orf12 gene encoding protein C19orf12 homolog isoform X3 gives MTSGQFKPVPQIIMELPPAEQQKLFNEATAIIRHLEWTDAVQLTMLVMGSEALQKQLLAMLANYVTRELRAEVQYDD, from the coding sequence ATGACGAGTGGACAGTTTAAGCCGGTTCCTCAGATCATAATGGAGCTACCGCCTGCCGAGCAGCAGAAGCTCTTTAACGAAGCCACTGCCATCATCAGGCACCTGGAGTGGACGGACGCCGTGCAGCTGACCATGCTGGTCATGGGCAGTGAGGCCCTGCAGAAGCAGCTGCTGGCGATGCTGGCCAACTACGTCACCAGGGAACTGCGGGCGGAAGTGCAGTACGACGACTAG